From Aegilops tauschii subsp. strangulata cultivar AL8/78 chromosome 5, Aet v6.0, whole genome shotgun sequence:
AATACCGAGGGCCCGTATGTGTCAGCCTAGCAACCGAGCGCCTACAACGCCAGTTCACGCGCCAGCGCTTGCGAGCAAGTGTAGCGGGCCACAACCCAGGAATTCCTCGCCTCGTGTACCTCGTCCGCTCGAGTCGATCACCCACGCCAGCTAGATCGCTCGCATGCCTGCTGCCGCTCTACTGATTTTCGAGATAATCGAATTACTAGCAGAAACCAGTTTtccaaattccaaaaaaattgaattaaaaaatgttcatgtgtttgaaaaaacttcataaaatttggaaaaaagttcatgaatttgaaacaAATACATAAATTTGAagaaaaaaagttcacaaatattaaaaaaatcacaaattttgtttttattttattttagaaaACTCGTAAATTTGGAAAATGGTCGCAAATTTGAGAGAAGTTCACAAAACTGAAAATGTTCTTGAATTTGAGGAAAGTTCGTAAAATTTTAAATTTTTcacaaattttggaaattttcatgaatttgaatttttttcacaAGTTGTGAGAAAAGTTCACGAATTCCAAAAATGTTCGTGATTTTTTAAAAAGTCCACGGATTCAAAAAAATGTATATGAATTTGAAAAACATTGCAAATTTGAAAAGGTTAAAAAAAATATGCGAAAAATGGAAAGACAaatcaaaaaagaaaaaggaaaaaaccaAAATAGAAAACCATAGAGAATGCTTTGGAAGCTTCTAACACTTGCTTGTTGTTTCTTTGCAAGGACAGGTAGGAGATCGTATCGTTGGCATTTTTGGTTGGACATCGATCTCCTTCTTATGCTACGGTTCACGGACGGACCAGCAAAATACCCCAGCTAGACTGGCCTCGTCATGGAACTATGAGATATAGAGAACGTTAATGACAGAGGAGGCACCCGAATTGGACTGTTACCTGTCATTGGATTGAGTAGTCCAGAGTAAATCTGGGCAAACGTCGGGCCGGGCCGGGTTTCGGGCACCTTCACTTCTCAAGCCTGAGCCTAGCCTGAAGCCCGAAATACTCCCTGCTGAGCCCGGCCCAAAATCAAGCCTGAAACCCGAACGCTGTTTTTAAGTGTGCGCACGTGCAAGCCCGGCTCAGAGCCCGAGAGCCCAGCCTGAAAAACAGAAAAACTGAAGCCCAAGCCTGGCCCAAACTATCTTTCGGGCTGCAAAACAAGGCCCGAGCCTGGCCCAAACTATCTTTCAGGCTGCAAAACAAGGCCCGAGCCTGGCCCAAACATCAAGCCCGGCCCGGCCCAGCTCTTCAGGCCAGGCTGTCCATGTCCGGGTTTAGTCCAGAGGCCTCTTgaaaggaagaaagaaagaagcaAAATCGATCGGTCCTCACATTGAAGAAGAAACATGGCATCCACAGTGTACGATACAGTAATCTGACAGGCTGCTGCCCTGAGGCCTGAGTTGTAGTGTCGATCCTCTTCTCAGCTGAACTAGAGTGCAGGGCAGGCCGGTGACAGAACAGTGGGGAGAAGAATCATTTGCGGAGTGCCCTACTAGACCAGCATGTACGGCAGGGATTAATTGAAGAGCATACTCATTAATCAGCGGTTGCCATGCATTAACACCGACAACGAGCTAGTAGGTGATGGAGTCGATCCATCACGAGTACAGTAGTAATGAGCAAAACAGCAGCGAGCCACCCGTTTTCCTCGATCGTGCCCCTTCTTCGCGCGTCAATGCCACTAACTCCGACGCTGCTGTGCCGCCGCAACGAACGTCGGTCGGCCAGTAGACGGTGGCGCCAGACTGCCTTTGCCCAACTAGGTTTCTCTTTCAGTTAGACTGTGGAGTTGAGAAATCACTTCCAACAGAGCAAGAGCGAGCACTCTGCTTGAGACCAGAGTTACTGAATACGGCACTTTCAGAAGAAGAAAAAACTCAGCAGCAACGGCCAGGAAAAATGACACATTATTGAACTCCTGGGCAGCTAGGTTATGCGTAAATGAACCTCTCTCACACGACAATGGCAGATAAATGTCTCCATCTCCTGGAATAGGTGATCAAGAACCTCACCTCCAAGATAGATGTACCACTATGCAGGCTTATGTTCAGGCCTGTCGTAAGCCGCTATGTTCTGTGGCTCGCACTCCGGGCTCAAGAGCCGCACCAGCGACGCGGACGCCGTGCTCGTGCAGATCGCTCCACAGGACGCCCACCTCACGCTCCTCGGGACCGTTATCCTCGGAcctgcatatatatatatatgaccgATGAGATGAATACAATACACCGCAGGATTCGCTAATTCAAATATTCTCAAAGTCCGAGTTGCTTGCTTTCGACAGTTAGTAACACTCGAAACACTACCCATATAAACAAATACGTCTATGTATGCCTGAAGATGAGTGAGTGGACTAAGTTAAAGTATGTGGCGGAAGAAAGAAATACTACCATAGTGAAGGCGACAGAGAACCCAGGAAGCGAGGGCGCCACCCACAGAGAAGATGCCCGCGGTGTGACGCATCAGGCGGGAGCAGGGCTTGGACTCCGGCCGCATCAGCTCCCCGTCTGACCATCCCAGCGCCTGCCGCAACGCCATCGTGATCCGTGTCTCCCTTTTCCTTTCTGGTGGTAAAAGAAACTGCTAGTTTGCACGAGTGGACAACTGTTGAGACGTCGGAGGGCTTTGCTTCCTGAAATTGTTTCCAGCTAGCTAGTTAAATACTCCCTCCTTATCAAAAAACGCCTTATATTTTGATATGGAGGGAGTAACTTGTATGCATTTTTCATAGTGGCAGAAGTTTTATAGGGTAAGTGTTGATAGACTCGTACGTGAAGTACTTTTATGCATTTCTCAGCGACCAATGGTTATGCGTCTATTTGCTAAACACATAAAACTGAGAGGATTCAGCTTCAGCTTCAGCGGCAGCTAATCGATTTGGACTACAGTGACCATGTTCCGTTTCAGAGAAATATAATCTTTCGATACAGTATTCATGTCTGACCCGCGATTCGCGATTCTACCGGTAGCAACCATGGAGGCTAAGGTAAAAGCGGTCCTACTCCGCTTGGCAGTGGCAGTTTCCAGTGGCCACTATGCGCCGGAAGTGGCATCGCGCTAGCACAATCAATCAGGTGGAATGGGGGCGGGCGCCtacctgcaggagggcgtcgggGAGGAGCTGCCCAGCGGGGCCGGGCCGAGCCTCGATAGTGAGGAGAGACCGACCGGGCGGCCTGCCGCGAGCTGCGGGCCGCCGGGGCCAGGGACGCCGGAtctgggcggcggcggggaagacGAGGATGGAAGGGGAGCGAGGGCAGAGAGCGTCTGGGAGGGGCAGGCTGCGTGTAATTTTGGGCCACTTCCGTGGGTAGTTTCGGGAAGACACGTGGTTAATCTGTGAGACTGTGACTGCCCCAGGAAAAAATGATTAATTTGTGTCCTCTGTGACATATTTCCACCTCACAAAATTCATTTTCATCTTACTTCTTACTTTTCTTCTATAAATTTGATGTACTCTCTACAAATACtacctccgtccgggtttattaggcCCCTCTTATTTTAGGCTAAATTTTGACTtaaaatttaactaatgaaatgtaaACTATATGTCACAAAAATTATATTGTTGGAAAGCTTTTTTAAATACAAATCAAACTGTATAATTTTGTtagcatatactccctccgtccggaaatacttgtcggagaaatggatgtatctagatgtattttagttctagatacatccatttttatgcatttctacgacaagtatttccggacggagggagtacttcataGTTTAGTAGTCTATAGATGGTCAAAGTCTAGCCCAAAATACGAAGGGGCCCAATAAGcccggacggaggtagtagtatgTAACAACATCTTTTGAGCGTGAAGAAAAGTTCAGGTGTGCGGTTGCCTTCCATCCATTGTTTTAAAATAAATATTTTCGGCTTCCATATTAAATCTGTAGGCCTTAGATTTCAGAATGGGGGATACATGTGGATGTGTATGTACAATATTGCTAACTTAATTAGACTCACCAGTCCCTCTCGTACTATTACACAAGTTAGTCAATTCCCATATGAAATTCATCTGAATTATTTATGTAGGATTCACTCATAGCAAAACACTGCATAGCCTCATATGGCATTTATGTCTAGACTGCGGTGAGTCGATGTCCCGCCATTGAAAGGATTGTCGCTTCTCCCATCTAGCTAGGCTCCACCGAGGGCTATTTCAGGGCACCCTTAATTGGGTATCTTAATTGTTCGATAGTCAGATGGACTTGCACAACATTGATCTATTGTATCCCTATAGCTTGAGTTTGCCGCCGTATGCCTCAGGGAGTTGGGACTCGTCAATGGCGTCCCTTAGCGTGGCATCGAGGTCCTTATCAGCAACAAACACAAACTTCTTCTTTGTCTTGTCATCGATAAAGGGGTACACCATCTTCCATGCGGCCATGAACATGTAGGGCACGTGGATAAGGAACACACGCCCCAACCGCTCTGGGTAATAGCTCTGCATGATGTCCAGTGCTGCCACATAGCCTCGGATGTCGCAGTTTGCATATCCCCACCCTCTCAAGTCTATCACCGCCGAAAACTTCTCCTGCCCCACCGGCAACCTATAACGACCAAGACAAACCCATGATTAACAGCTCGATCAATCAAACGTACCTAGCTAGTACGAGAGATCAATATGTGGATATACCTGGTGCAGATTTTGTCGAGGACATAGGCTACATAGCGCTTGAATCCGTCGAGGTCTCGTCGGGAGGGAAAGTGGCGTGCGCCATAGATATACGCCATGGGGCGACCAAGACGATCGAAGCCCTGCATGTCGACCCTCTTCTTTGCGATCTCGTCGCGCACCTCCTCGCCGGAGATGGAGCCATGTGGCTTGGCGACGCGCTTCCAGGCGAGGTACTGGAGGAGCATCATCGACGCCTTGCCAATGTTGTAGTCCCGAGCACGCAGGAACCGGCCCAGCACGAAATCGTCCTCCTCCTACACGTGCACGATAGCGTAGATCAACAGGTGGATTGTTGTCGTTGCCAGACATACGATACATGTTTTCTTTACAAAGACATTTCCATTCAATCGTTATATTGAGTTGATACAAATGCATTGAGCAAATGTCAGGCCTCTGCATAATAAGATGGACAGCTAACACGTCGAAATATGAAATAATTTATCTTGCAAAAAAAGTAAAAACAGAGCAACAACCTAAGATGATGGAGGCCCAATCTTAAGATTACATCGCCATCCATGGTTGAACAAAAACCTCCCTTGCCATAAGCTTCTGTCGGGTAGTCATGAAAAAAAAAAATCTCTATCCTCCGACCTCGTAGAATAGACCTCCCAAGTAAAAAGCCGATATGTACGATGCATGGTAGGACGGCCAATTCTATAAGGATGATTGACCATCAAGATTGGAGTGCTGATTGGACGTATCTCCTCTCCTCGCAAATGAGAAGAGTGGGTATCAGCTAATTAAGCTAGCACAGCAACCTAATTTAACCGTGCTGATTGGGAAATGAAGTGGTCATGGGTTTAGGGAGTCGAGGACAGTGACAGGGGTGTGTACTTTGGAAAACAGTACTGTTTCTACTCTATCCGTGTCATTGTGTCATATTGGGTATTAGATTATGGCTTGTATACAGTAGCGCAAATCCTGTCGAGTTTAGGGCGTTGGACCAAGGAGTGATCTATTCTCCCACGCTGACGAGTTGACGAGGAATCAAGGAGGAGACGATGGATGGATATGCGGTAGGGTTAGGATACCTTGGCAGCGGGGTCCTGGGCCTCGGCGACGGCCCTCAGCTCCGCCACCTTCTTCCACTCCGCCGCATCGCCGCCACTGTCGCCATGGCCGTGTTGATGCTCATCATCGGTAACGCGATGATCCATTCCTGCTGAAATGGATGCGCTCGATCTGCTCTGCTGTGTGTTGGCCGGTAGAGGGCTGGCTGGTTCTTATAGCCGGAGAAGGCTTGGGGTTAGCTGGGTTGCTGCTGCGTGTCTGAGCGAATTAAAGCTGCATGTGAGCTCTAAATCATAGGCTCGAGAGTGAGCGTGAGCGTGAGTGAGTGAGGTGTTCCGTCCCTGTCCGTGGGCAGGAACGGAAATGGACGAGACGGACTGCACAGTGCACACCCACATAGCCATCATCAATTAGGACCCAAATCTCCTCCGCAATCTAAAAGATTGAGAGTACTTTCTGCACTACTAACTGACTACTCCATCTAAGAACAAGATTGGTGTTTCAGCTTCAGAACTCACAAGCACGTCCGTCTGCAATACTAACATCGTATTCTTACGGAGTACGTAACATCCATCTCTCGCAGGTTGCGTTGGTTACACGGACATCCACTTCTCTTCTTCCCTGGAACTTGGGAATTGCTTAGCTATCAACAGTGAACGGTAATGAGTTAATGGCAGACAGAGCCACGTACACCCAAAACCGCTGGCACGGTGGGACCTCACGCTTGAGACTAGCTTGAGAGAAAGAAACTTGGCGTCCGGTCGTCCTCACGTTTATTTGCGATTAAACTGCTGCTGGCGAGAACGTTAATGGTTGAGGTGGACGCACGTCCTCCCTTGCTTGGTGTCTGACAGAGTGAGTTATGGGCCAACGCCCAACGGCGGCGATATCGCCATCGTTTCCCTCGTGCAGCTCGTTCGTTTCTCAATCACCATTCATTGGATCCGCCGCCGCTGACACACAGGCAGACAGACAGATTTCATTCATGCGTGCCGTCGCTTAATTCCTCTGCCTCCTTTTCTTTTTTTGTGGAATAATTCCTCTGCCTCCTTTGCAATTAGGCTGTTAACGCATTGGACATGTGGTTAGCAAACTCAAAGTCCGCTATTAGGCTGTGGAGTTCCAAATCCAACACAAACCGATAGATCGCAGCACGTACTGACGCAGTACCTAGGGCACATCAGCCAGCCTAGCTTATTTTTTTGCCATCATCTTAAGCGACGTCATTAGGTTCCACAAATTTAAACTTTCGGCAAATTGACATGTTCACTTTCACACTTATATTTGGTTGATTGAGTCAACAATCAACACACGCACGACCTAGCTTTTCATTTAACGTCATATTGGTATTTTCTGCTATCATCGGACAAAATATAGGGTCATTAAAGACATTCAAACCTCTTTTATATTAGGTATCACGAGAATCATATAATGTCTTTTCTTTGACAAGGATGATCCACCAATAACTTTgaaactagatgataccccgcgcgTTGTTGCGGGGATATTTTGCAACATATTTCAATGTGATTCGTCGTATGAAACATGAATATTTGAAGTAATGATATAAAAAGCTAAAAATAAAAATACATATAATTTATTATGTTCAATTATTTTATAGTTATAAAATATTTATTAAATATAAATAACCTAGATGAATGAAATTCTTATGTACTATGTTTGCATGTTGAGATGAGTCTTTTTTTCATGCACGTTTAATGATGAAGTGGCCTGCTTGCATGTTGAGAGACATATGATAGTGGGGGTGGGCCTTTTCTCATGCATGTTGTGGGATGATGTGGCatgcttgcatgttgagagaaataGTTAGTGAGGGCTAACTATTTAGATACAGAATACCCTTATCTCTTGGATAGTTCTCAACATAGACCATACACCATAATCAATATGAATTCAAATACTTTCTAATGATTTTTCATTGTAGCATACGGGGTATCTTCTAGTTACTATGGTGAATGCGATTGGGCACCCATGAAGCGAGGGCACCACCGACAGAAAAGATGACGACGCTGTGACGCAACAGGTGGGAGCAGGGTACTTCCCCCTATGACCATCCCAGTACATATCGTAAAATTGCCCTTACTTCGTAGACTAGATGACTCACGTGAGCGGGCGTGGATAAGGCCCATATTAACGCCGCTGCCTTTCATCGAAttataaacaaataaaagaaagtaCATTGAATCCCCCTTCTGTAAGTTAATTAAAAAGCATAGCTCCTGCAAACAACGAAAAAAATATAGGTTATCATATTTAAGGGTGCAGctgcagggggggggggggggggggggagggttaTAGACCTCTTAGTGCTTCCATGTACTATTCACGACGTGATATGTCCTTCTTACATCTAACTGTGTTTTGATATATTTGAAATTTTATGAGATCGTAGATGTGTGTCGTTTCGATGTACTTAGTTCTTTTTAATggtaaaagctttttagttgtgCTATCGCAAGTTGTTTCACGGAAACACCCATAACATGGTATCATAGGATACTCTCCCTTAAAACACCTTTTTTTGGGAGAAATCTCCCTTACAATACCTAACAACACTGGTCCACACAATGATGATCGGTAATCACTCTTGCTATGAACGAAATGGGTCAACGTTACCCATTGGAGCACTGGCCCCGCCCAAAATTTCAAGGCTGATGGGTTTTCTGGGTCTGCTTCATATGAAAATTGGGCCAGGAAAGCCAGCCATCAGGGGCCCATTGGGACAAGCGGGTCCAACCAAATTTAGGTATCGAACATTATAGTGTGCCATTACGATAGCACATgcatttctcaaaaaaaaaaaaaaaacgatAGCGGCCTTTGCAAAAGTTGTTTCCCTTGTTCTTATagaaaaaattcaaatttttgaCTCAAGTATATTATTGTTTTGGAGTTCTAAGTATGGTACCTCATGATGCAAACAGATCATGGTAGAAATAGAAATTGTGCAGCATAtgctccttttttttctttgttaGAACATAAATTTCTATTTCTTTTGAGTGGTAAAATAAATAAATTTCTGATGACTTATCTTGCTAAAAAAGGACACCAAACATGGCCCGTTTGGTAATAATTTGCTCCTTTTTTAGAAGAGTAGTAATTTGCTCCTAGGACGATGCATTACGCGTTTGTTTTATGCAAGGATAGCACGCTCATTGATGGACCATAGAAATGCTCGTCATTTGCTCTCCAATGTCGTACCCACGGCccataaccccccccccccccccccccccccccccacacacacacgtGCATAAACACACACTGTGTGTGTATCACTCTCGATACCCTAACCCCCTTTGCTCCACTACTCCGTCTCCCCCTTGAGTcttctcctctttcttctttcaaTGGATAGGGACGGCCACCCTCGACTATGCCTCCACTAGCCGCCCCTCCATTGGATCTAGCCTCCAAGGTCTACGCCAATTTCGGATTAGGCCTTCCTCAACCCCCGCCGACCACGAAGTCGCTGGGATGAGGGCACCATGTTCCCCACCGACCGTCCTCAACACTCACTCCAGGTTTTCTTCCTTGGAAGACATCAATGACAGTATAACAACTGAAGTGGTGGTAGCGTGGTTTCTACACATCAGCGATAGGGTGGCTATTACAACGGTAGCGACACTAGGTGAAGACACGACAACAATGTGAGCACTGGCAAGGGTATCAATCATGAGGTGTGAGTATACAGTGGTGGACGCAATGCTTGTGCAGCGACTACAAATCGTCCCCGACTGTTGGAGAGGCCACCACTCGACGACTTGGCGATGATGATGGCTAGATATGGCTACGCCACCACTACAGTTACCCAAGCTTTTTTTGGGTTCCAACAGTATCGCTATCGCCACTAACAGGTGATGTGCCCATTAATGACCTTTATATCACCACTGACTAATGCTTAGTGACATGCCTGAAAACCCTAGGTTTGAAGCTCGTCACTTGATAACCAAAATAAATTAGTGATAGACCGTGCTACCAGAAACGACTATCTGAGGCCCACGAGATGGAGGACCTGGTCCACTTACTAATTATGTAAATTTATATTAACCACTGCATGATTAGTCAATTGTTGTTGCATCCAAGGGCCTAGTAAATATCTAAAAAAATAAACTCAGCTTACCAAAGTAAGTTTACACCTCAAGCTCCTTGTAATTATTTTTTGTACTCGAGAACAAGAAACTATTAGATATTTATGACAAATACACCTTTGAGATATCTACAAGAATTTTTAAGAATGCATATATA
This genomic window contains:
- the LOC109760308 gene encoding uncharacterized protein; the protein is MALRQALGWSDGELMRPESKPCSRLMRHTAGIFSVGGALASWVLCRLHYGPRITVPRSVRWASCGAICTSTASASLVRLLSPECEPQNIAAYDRPEHKPA
- the LOC109760307 gene encoding uncharacterized protein — translated: MDHRVTDDEHQHGHGDSGGDAAEWKKVAELRAVAEAQDPAAKEEDDFVLGRFLRARDYNIGKASMMLLQYLAWKRVAKPHGSISGEEVRDEIAKKRVDMQGFDRLGRPMAYIYGARHFPSRRDLDGFKRYVAYVLDKICTRLPVGQEKFSAVIDLRGWGYANCDIRGYVAALDIMQSYYPERLGRVFLIHVPYMFMAAWKMVYPFIDDKTKKKFVFVADKDLDATLRDAIDESQLPEAYGGKLKL